The region TGCTGCGACGCAACATTGATGACTGTATACCTTTCCGGTGGAATGTACAGCGATTCCGTGAAACAGATTCCTGTCGAAGTACTGATTGAAGCCGGCGCTTTGCACCAGCGACACATGCAGTATCGATCCATGATCGTATGAAAGTGCCGCCTTGTTTCTCGCCGATCAGCAGCAGGACCAAAACGATTCGTAAGATGGTGCGCAAGTCAGTCCCCTTTGGGATCATCTGCCCAGCGTCCATTTGAATCGGAATCCGAATGGATCGGTGTTGTTCAGATGCCACCGTGTCGTTTGTAGCCAAAATGGGTGATCGCCGGTCGGCAGTTTGTACGCTGACGTACCGCATTCGGATTCGATCTCGCATAGTGTCGGAGACATCATCGAACAAAGGGAGGTCATCATGCTTCGACGGTCGTTTATCTTGAGTACACCCGGGTCGATTCTCGCGATCGGGCTAGCGGTGTCGGGCTGCACAATGACGGGCGCATCCGATGCCAGTAGTCAGCAGATGGACAAGCGCCACAGCATTGATGCTGGCGTGGACTCGACGTTGGGACGCCTGTACAACGCGGCTAACGGCTCGCGCGAACTGGTCACCAAGGCGCGCGGGGTGCTGGTATTCCCGTCGGTCATCGACGCAGGCTTCGGCATCGGCGGTCAGTATGGAGAGGGGTCGCTGCGTGTCGGCGGACACACGGTCGGGTACTACAGCACGGCAACGGGGTCGATCGGATGGCAAATCGGTGCGCAGTCGAGAGCGATCGTGTTCCTGTTCATGACGGATCAAGCGCTCGAAAAATTCCGCAGTAGCGAAGGCTGGTCGGCGGGCGGCGACGCGTCGGTTGCGTTGCTGAAGGTCGGCGCGAATGGCAATGTCGACACGACCACGGCAACCGGACAGGTGGATGCATTTGTGTTGACCAATTCGGGGCTGATGGCCGGGGCAACGCTCGAGGGCACGAAGGTCAGCCGGCTCAAGACGCTGTAACGCGACCCTACCCGCGTTGTCCTTCGGCAACGCGGGCGGCAGTCGCCGGCGGCTCGAAGCAGAAGGGAGTATTGAACATGTTGCGAAACTTACAGCTTTTGCAAGGGTTGCTTTCGATTGGGATCGTCTGGTAGGCGCCACCGGCCAAACAGAGCCTAATGAACCATAGGCAAATGGTGTGCGCCCCGTGGGGCCATCGAGTACCGCGGTGCTGGGGATGATTTTCAGAAAGAGCGGCTTAAGTAGACGCTACCGTACAGACGGGAAAAATTCTTCCGGCCCATGATGATCTGCATAACAGGAGGCCATCATGTACATCCAACTCTCCCCCGAGGCCGTCCAGACGCTCAAATCGCTTGATCGAATTCCAGATTCCCAGGCAGAGATGCCGCGGTCGATAGCGGAAGAACTATTAAGCTTCGGGCTTGCATACGAATCGCGAGCCTGTGGTGTCATCAACATGACGGCCGCAGGCCGGGTGTGGTTGAACCAGCGCGCCGCGTAGCTCGCAGTTGCTGGCCGGACCAATGGCGCCGTGTGCGCGTGTCGGCCGCGCCCGATCACTGCCATCGCAGAGAGACGCTATGCGCAGATCAAACGATGCGGGACGACTGGCAACATTGATCACTTGACGGAACAAGCGCAGCAGCCTGACACATCGAGCCAAGGACATTGGCCGCCTGCGTACTGACCGTCAAACGGTTCGCCGCGCGTGAGGAGACGCTAATGACCAGGTGGATGCTGACGCTTGCGATGATATGCACCTGTTGCCTCGCTTGGACGGGCCATGCCGAGCCGAACGGCCGGATTAAAAAACTGCTTCAATCACAAGCCGTAAATCGTCCGCCGGCAGATGCCGCGGCGAAGGACAACAACGCTTCGAGCGACGCCAGTGCGCGTCAGGGCAGTGGGTCAGGTCGAGGAGTGTCCGAACCGCCGTCTGACAACCATGATGCCGCCGGCAACGTTCCAACGCGGAAGCCGTAGCTACCTGAGCGATCGAAAGCGTGACCGTCGATCCGAAGCAGCAGGATGCGGCGACTGCAAGGAACGATCGGGACGGAAAAATCGTCGCTTTGACCAGAGCCCACGATTCTGAAGGCGCTTAGCACGTCATTGCCGGTTGCAGAAGATGGCCGTGAGCAGGAGGGGGATGACTTGCCGGACGACAGCGTCGCTGCCGGCCTCGCGTACGCGCGCTTCTACGTCCTCGGCGGATCCAGCTACTACTGCGCCATACGCTGAGTCCGTAATGGGCTGACCGCTTCCCTGTTTGAACATCTTGTCGCCGTGTTCATAGCCGAGAACAGCGTAGACACGAAACCCGAAAGCCGTCAGGTTGCTACCTTGCGCCGGTCGAAATGCGTTGACCGAGTTCGCTTCGACACGCATTGGCTTCGGATCGATATATTGATCGGTCAGGAGCGGGGCGATGAACGCGTGTGCGTTCGATTTGCAGTCGAGTTGCGCATCGAGCGCGTAGGCGCAGCACGGCACTGGAGTAAGCCCCGTGCCAATTGCAGTAGCTATGGTTAGCGTATAGAGGGCGGCCTTGGTCATGATGGTGGCGCAACTGGTTCTATCCCACCCCACCTTCTCATGTCAGACGGGGGATGTCTGTACGCTAGCGGCCCATGCCCTTGACTCAATATGCCCGCTGTGCCCGTTCGATCGGGTGTGCCGCGCTCAGACGTCGCCTCTGGGACGACAAGTGTCCATCACGACAAGCAGCAGCGGCCAGCAGTTCCCGAAGAAGGCACATTCGCCATTGTGTGGACGCTTTTCCCCCCGGTACGGGACCGTACCGACATTCCCCGCAGTCGCATATATCGTGTAAGCGATCGTCTGGCCTCGACTCAGTGAGGCGATTCAGACGTAGATGCGACAATCACGCCCGATTTCGCCAGGCAAAATGGCTGTAAACCGTCTCGGATGGGATAAAAATATGAACCCACTAACGCTGTTTCTTTTCGTTGCGTTTGTATTCGCATTGCTCGATTTCTGGAAGTCGGCTCGGTCTGAATCCGCTGCGCAGCGGAGAATCTGAGGGCATATAGAACCCTTGCGAGTTCACGGGTGGTTGCCACGCGTTATCCCGATGTGCTTGAGATTGCCTCTATCCAGGAGGTCCATTTGTTTATTCCTTCACTTGCATTCTTCTCCCACGGCCTCCTTTCCCTGTTGTGGTGGCAGATTCTACTGACGACACTGGTATTGACACACATCACGATTGTCAGCGTGACGGTTTACCTCCACCGCTGCCAGGCTCACCGCGCGCTCGACCTGCATCCCGTCGTCAGCCACTTTTTCCGCTTCTGGTTGTGGATGACGACGGGCATGCTGACTGGACCGTGGGCGGCGGTTCACCGTAAGCACCACGCGAAGTGCGAGACCGCTGAAGATCCACACAGCCCGCAGATACGTGGCATCTGGAAGGTGCTGCTGGGGGGCGCTGAACTTTATCGCGTCGAAGCGAAGAACGAAGAAACGCTGCGTCGGTTCGGCCACGGCACGCCGAACGACTGGATCGAACGGAACATCTATGCGAGGTACCCGAATCTGGGCGTCAGCCTGCTAGTGGTGATTGATGTTGCACTCTTCGGTGTCGTCGGCGTATCGGTCTGGGCCGTGCAGATGATGTGGATTCCGTTCTGGGCGGGCGGCGTTGTCAATGGCGTAGGACATTTTCTAGGCTATCGCAACTTCGGTTCTGCCGATGCGAGTACGAACGTTATTCCGTTGGGCATTCTTATCGGTGGGGAGGAACTTCACAACAACCACCACGCCTATGTGACATCCGCCAGGCTGTCGAACAGGTGGTACGAGTTCGATATCGGCTGGATGTACATTTGCATCCTCTCGGCACTGGGATTGGCGAAGGTAAGGAAAGTGGCGCCGACGCCGCATCTGGTCAAAGGCAAGATGGTGCTCGACGACGAGACGGTGCAAGCCATCCTTCGCAACCGCTACGAGGTGATGGCGAACTACGCAAGAACGGCCGAACGCGCGTTCCGGCAGGAACTGGAGCGTATGGGACACATCAGCCGCCATGAAAGGTTCCTGCTTATGCGCGGTGTAAGGACGTGGTTTCGCGGCGCGTACGCAGCGCAAGGCAATCGGTGGCAAAGGCAGTTGATGGAGATATACAACCGCAACCAGAAGCTGCGCACCTACGTCGAGTTGCGCGACGATCTGTCGGCAATCTGGGAACGGTCGAATAGATCGCGCGAGCAGTTGCTCTACCAGTTGCAGGAATGGTGTCGCCGTGCGGAGCATAGCGGGATCAATGCACTCGAGGAATTTTCATTGCGCCTTCGCCAGTATGCTTGACGTAAGGCATGGCTCCTGCTCTTCTTCCAGAGAGGTATCACGCCAGAACAATGATGTTGTGTCGCCGCTGCGAAGCGGGACTGTTCGACGCAGACATGATAGGAAACCAGTATGACCGATCCAAGGGAAGACATGCTGCGCGCACTGCGAGACGCGTATGCGATGGAACGGGATGCTGAGCGGTTGCTGGGAAACCACGCGACCAGATCGACACCCGATCCTGAAGTCAATGCCCGCATTGAGGCGCATCTGACTGAGACATTGGCAAACCAGAAATCGTTGGCTAGCTGCATCGACCGTATCGACGCGAACGACACCATCCAGCAGACGTTCCCGGATGATTCTCCGGCTGCTATCGAAACAGGCGACATTGTTCAAACACCGGACGAAGTCGTCAGGAGTCTGGTAAACCTCTATGTGTTTAAGCATCAGGAGATCGCGTCCTACACCTCATTGATCGCCATCGCCGAAGCCAACGGCTTCTTTGAGACCAAGCTCGCCTGCGAGACAATTGCTCTACAACAGATTGCCATGGCGGACTGGCTACTTGACCACCTTCCTGCAGCCACGAAGGCGTATCTGGGTCAAGGTGGCAGCGCAGCGTTGACCGGCTGAACGGGACCTGCCGGTGCAACTTACTTCTGTACCGACCATCCGTATCGTTTGCGTAGCTTGCCTGACACATGATGCTGGTCCAACCAACGGAGCTCCCGCTCATGCTGACGCATTTTCCTGTAGCGCTGCAGCGATGCGACGAGCATGATTGCCATCGCGATATCGATGCCCCACATTGCGTAACTCATATTATCCCTTCCTCTGACTGTTCATTTCATGCCCGTCCGCACCGGGAAAGCTGGCGCGAAATTCGACGCCCGCGCCGCCGGGCACGTGAAGTAGATATTGCATGACCTGCTCCCATTGAATTGCGGTCAGAGCACAACGCCATGAACCTTGCCATCGACAATGTCCTTGCCGAACTGCAACGCGAGGTCGAGGGCGTCGGTGGCGCTGCTCGGGCTGACAGCGCCAAAGACCGTCGAATAGCGCCGCACATCGGCGCCACCGGACGGAGCGTTGGCGAACCGAACTATCGATGAAAACCGCCTGGTACCCTTGGCGAATGGGTCACGAAACGGGGGGAATATCTGGTGAGAGTACGCACGTAACTCGTACCCTTTGTACACGGCGGTGGGCGTGATCATGATGACGTGCTCCTTACAGTGGAGCCCAAGGTTCGATGCCTGGACAGGATCACCACGCCAAAGTCGTGATTGGTCTAAGGGATGCCTATCGCGGAGTGCAACGTTCGATTGAGCTCCAGACTCCTGCGCTCGATGAACAGGGCCATGTCACTTTGCAATCACGAACGCTGAATGTCTCGATTCCAAAGGGCGTTCGGGCTGGGCAGCACCTGCGGCTTGCCGGTCAAGGCGGCACCGGACTGGGGCAAGG is a window of Paraburkholderia sp. IMGN_8 DNA encoding:
- a CDS encoding YSC84-related protein; protein product: MLRRSFILSTPGSILAIGLAVSGCTMTGASDASSQQMDKRHSIDAGVDSTLGRLYNAANGSRELVTKARGVLVFPSVIDAGFGIGGQYGEGSLRVGGHTVGYYSTATGSIGWQIGAQSRAIVFLFMTDQALEKFRSSEGWSAGGDASVALLKVGANGNVDTTTATGQVDAFVLTNSGLMAGATLEGTKVSRLKTL
- a CDS encoding fatty acid desaturase, producing the protein MFIPSLAFFSHGLLSLLWWQILLTTLVLTHITIVSVTVYLHRCQAHRALDLHPVVSHFFRFWLWMTTGMLTGPWAAVHRKHHAKCETAEDPHSPQIRGIWKVLLGGAELYRVEAKNEETLRRFGHGTPNDWIERNIYARYPNLGVSLLVVIDVALFGVVGVSVWAVQMMWIPFWAGGVVNGVGHFLGYRNFGSADASTNVIPLGILIGGEELHNNHHAYVTSARLSNRWYEFDIGWMYICILSALGLAKVRKVAPTPHLVKGKMVLDDETVQAILRNRYEVMANYARTAERAFRQELERMGHISRHERFLLMRGVRTWFRGAYAAQGNRWQRQLMEIYNRNQKLRTYVELRDDLSAIWERSNRSREQLLYQLQEWCRRAEHSGINALEEFSLRLRQYA
- a CDS encoding DUF892 family protein, translating into MTDPREDMLRALRDAYAMERDAERLLGNHATRSTPDPEVNARIEAHLTETLANQKSLASCIDRIDANDTIQQTFPDDSPAAIETGDIVQTPDEVVRSLVNLYVFKHQEIASYTSLIAIAEANGFFETKLACETIALQQIAMADWLLDHLPAATKAYLGQGGSAALTG